From the genome of Triticum aestivum cultivar Chinese Spring chromosome 1A, IWGSC CS RefSeq v2.1, whole genome shotgun sequence:
CATGCTAAGTGTCTCTAGTCTACGGATGTGCCTCTAAAAGGGAACATTTCCCTGTGGCAATTGGTGAGAGTCGGTTGCCCTCGGCCATTTTTTCTGCATAAAAAACATCGCCTTGACGATGGTTCCTGTTCTCCGTGCAGGAGAGAATGCTAACCACAAGTATTGCAATCACAATACGTTCATAAACTATTATATATCACTATGCAAACATAATAACAAATAGCAAACACAAATGATAGTTTCAATACAGAATAGTACTAATACATAAGTTCCTCAATACATCTCAACCTTCAACCTAGAGGCCTGTCATTACATCACATCATATATCTTACATATAATTAGTTAATTATCGATCAACAAGATGACACATCCGCTATGTCATACTCccactgtaaagaaatataaaaccgTTTAGATCACTACTAAACACTCTTATCTTTTTTTACGGAGGGAGTGTTTTTCAAAGATGGGACCATGTTGCATTTCCacgtcttctttttcttcttcaatcTAAATCCAACTAATGATGCACCGTTCAACATGTATCTACACACATCAGGTTGTTGTGCTCTCCACTTCGTGTAGACATGCATATTACACTTGTACACACAACCTTTTTCAGAAAGAGTTGTGAATCATCCTCATGCTCATTGCCTCACAACTCCATCATTATCGGACTGCTCGCCCCGACGTAGAATCCAAGCTCTCCCCTTTCACCGACTACATGGACTGCCATGACTCCGACCAGCATGCCCTCGCGCTCCACATGTCCGCCAACCTCAACGACTACAACATCCTCTATCTCCACATGGTTGAGCCGAGGATGGCCATCGTCGACGGCCAGCGGGTGGTGCCGAAGCGGCTACTACGGTACTGCCATACAGAGAGGCGTTCAAGGGAACCTTCATTACCAATGGACGAACATTTAATTTTACCGCCCATTGATTATTAGATGTATGTGTGTGTATCGTGTTTCATCCAAAAACAAACCATGTAGGACTGCTATTGCTAGCTTCATATAAACTAGTACAATAATTAAGGGTGAGGAGTGGCTTAAATCATGCGGTCACAAAATTATTATGCAGTAATGCATGTTCATTGTATGAAAATAGTTATTTAATTCCTGCAAAAAGTTATTTAATTCTTGACACAGTTGGCTCGACTGATTCGGTAAATCAGACATGTGTAAATGGAGTACCATTTCTATAGTTGTGACAAAAATGGAGTAGCTTCAGATACTACATTCCCTAATCCCAGAAACTGCATGTAGCATAACCTCCATGAGTATCGTGATTGTTAGGAAATAGGATAGCGTAGGATTTCTACCTTGTCTTATACTCCAAGAAGGTCATGTATACACCTACGAGGCTCAAGCAGTACATCACCAATCCCTCTCTAATCCTCTTACATGGTATCAATCTTatctcgatcctaaaccctagtcATTCCCGCTTCCGCATCGCGTCACCCCCGTGGAGGTCGATCTCCATGATCTCCACTGGGCGACACGCAACCCGTACCGAGGGTTTGTTCGCCGATCATGTTGATCGGCTACcttagagagtctttttcccgattgATTGATCTGGATTTTTCTCTCGCGCCGAACGTTTGTTtggtgttttctttttagtttttcgaTCTAAAATCCGTTTGCATCACCCACCGTCACCTGTCAACCTTCGCACGCCTCTACTTCGACTTCGGCATCGACTACACCGGTCTCATCTACGACACGTGACATGTAGCGGCCCAGAACGGTCGTTGTCCGTGCATGTGTGGCACATTTAGTGCCAAATGCTGCATCAAACGAAGATCAAATGATCAGGAATGTCCATCGGACGAAAACAAACGGCGATTAGGTGCAGTTCAATTCATGAGAGGGCAGAGATTAGGTGCAGTTCTACTGTCCTAAAATAGCATTCCCACTGCGGTGTGTGTATGAGAGACAGAGAGTGAGAAGGGGAGGCCTGCAAGTGGGAATGCTATATTTTGTTCTATTGTATTTTGTTCTAGGGGAGTGCAGTTCTACAAAATGTTCTATGGGAACCACTAGCAAATAGCAATATAATATTTTGTTTTCGACAAACCCATAGAACATTTGATATTAGTGAAGTAGACGCATTGAGAGACCTAATCACATAGATATTCAAAATGTTCTTGAAACTATTTCTGGAATGTCAAACACATATTCAGCTCCACCAGTGAACGATGAGTCGGTCAGCCCAAAAATGGATAGTCGGTGTAGCCAACAACAGGGTCGGAGGTGTAGAAGGTGGCCCTGTTGTACCCGTTGAGCTTCGCGTCGAACTCAAACCTCTTCGGAAGGTCCGGGTTGGCTAGGAAAAGCCGCCCAAATGCCACTAGGTCGGCGTACCCCTCTCCGACCACCTTATTCCCCTCCTCCCGGTCGTATCCGCCGGCAGCGATGAATGTCCCGCCAAACGCCTCCCGGTACGGCCGCAGCCTCTTCGGTACCACCCGCCGACCATCGGCGCGTGCCATCCTTGGCTCCACCATGTGGAGGTAGAGGATGCCGCCGGGGATGCCATTGAGCTTGGTGGCCATGTGGAGCGCAAGGGCGTGCGGGTCGGAGTCGTGGCAGTCCATGTAGTCGGCAAAGGGCGAGAGGCGGACGCCCACACGGCGGCCGCCGATCTCCCTAGCCACGGCGGTGACCACCTCGAGCGCGAAGCGGCACCGGTTCTCGAGGCTGCCGCCATACTCGTCGTCGCGGTCGTTGGCACTGTCCTTGAGGAACTGCTCCACGAGGTACCCGTGCGCGCCATGGATCTCCACGCCGTCGAACCCTAGAATCCAATCGCCATGGACATAGACACGTAGAGAAGTTAGAGCAAAGCACGACGAACAAAACAGAGCAGTTAAAGCTGGGCACGACGAGCAGGGCACGAAACAGAGCAGAGTGTTTGAAGTGTTAATGGCGAGCAGATACCGGAGCTCGTACGTACGTACCGGCGTCGACGGCGTTCCTTGCTGCCCTCCTGAAGTCGTCGACGACGCCGGCGATCTCCGCCACATCCAGCCGTCTGGGCGTCGCGAACTCCTCCTCGACGCCGTCGTTCATCCGCGGAGTGGCGATCGGCCTGCCGGTGCTGGACACCGGCCGCGGCGTCCCCGCGGGCGTCCCGTCCGGCCGGAGCTTGCCCACGACGCGCCCGACGTGCCAGAGCTGGCAGAAGATGACCGCGCCCTTGGCGTGCACGGCGTCGACGACGGGCCGCCACGCGTCCACCTGCTCGTCCGTCCAGACGCCCGGGGTGGGCCGGTGGCCCTGCGCCGCGGCGGACACGCCTGTGGCCTCCGTGATGAGCATCCCGCCGGCCGTCGCGCGCTGCGCGTAGTAGACGGCGGCGTGCGGCTGCGGGAGGTTCCCCGGGGACCGCTGCCTCGTCAGCGGCGCCAGCACCACCCTGTGCGCCAGCTCCAGCTCGCCGCTGCCCGCCCTATACGGCGCCAGCAGAGGGatcgccgccgcccccgtctcACCTTCTTCTCCAGCCATGACCGGTGAGCGGGTGACCAGTGAGCTACTGAGCTAGTGACAACGTATGCAGCTGAGATCAGAGATGATTCCGTTGCTGATCAATGTGAAGGCAGTGTATATATAGATCACCAGATTATTATTCATCTTCATCGTGCTATGATGCATGCACTGATGATTGCAACCATGAACAAATATCTTTTGTGCTTAGCTTGCCCCTTGGCCAGTCGAATCGGTAGGCACTGACTGAGTGAGTGAGTGACTGACGCAAGCCGTGATGTATTGCCTCCGCCAAAGCAGCAGCCCCCTGCCCCACAAAGGTACTCCTTCTGTTTCAAATtattcgtcgtggttttagttcaaattgagTACAAACtaaccaacttgtggttggatgattagagggactgtggtatcctcaTCCCATCAAGGTTtaaatcctgatgctcgcatttattcctgtaTTATTTCAAATTTTCGACGATGCGTATTTAGTGGGAGGAGaagttcccgtcgacgacgaggtgcctatgatgactttgtaaatttcaagataatATGCCGGCCGGATCAGTCTTttagaggtgctcataggggtaggatttgcgtgtgtgcgttcataggaatgagtgtatgcgcgtgtatacgGGCGCTTGCGTCTATACTGTGTGAAAAAAAGTACAAACTTTTTTAGCGTTTTCAAAGAGAGAATAAACAAATGGAACAAGAGGAATTTTGAGGCGTCTGGTGGACAGCATTCAGTTGTGTTGAGTACAGCAGGGGCCAAGTGTACTTTTTTTCAAAGAATAAGGGGCCAAGTGGACTTTGGTGCAACATGGAATGCATCAAAGGAAGCTGCTGAATCTTTTTGTTTCTCATGGGTGTATACACGAGGCTTGtgctctctctaaccctagcacaAGCCTCGTGCTCTCGTGCAATAAGAGCCTTGCTCGGAGCTCGGTGGTTAGTCACATGGTTGTGTAGCCTGTCGACTCGAGTTAAACTCTTCAACTCAAAATTCAGACATACATATAACTCCCGTTTTGAAAGAAAGCCTCGTTCGGTAGTTATTTCATGGTCTAATACATGTTTTCGATTTACAATTGTTACTTGGCTTATTGCATGCTGCCTGCCAATCAAGGCTCCAAAAGACGAACAAGTGACACCTTTATCAGCATTTGCACCACAGAATGAATGTTGTGCAGCCCATGCTCGGGTATGGCCGACCAAAGCTTCATCGACCTTGGTCCACGGTGAGCACTGTTGATCAGGGACTAGGAGGGACTTATTCCTTGACATGCCATGTACAATGCAAATAGAAAATCAAAAACCCTGCAAAAACAACACCAAAGGAGTTGCGGGCGACCACACCGTCTTACCAACACTGAGAAAGTAGGTAGTTAGGAGGGCGAGACGGGCAAGGATGTAGTCTTGTGGATAATTCCTTTCATTTTGGCGACCACTAGGCACCGGTCGACCGGCCCAAAATTTAGCCGATCGCCGCGCAACCGTGGGATCGCCACGCAACCATTTTGTGGTCTACATCACAAAGGTAGAAACTTTTTTTAGTGTTTTCAAAGAGGGAATAAATAAATGGAAGCAATTTGACTTTTGAGGACTGCATTCAATTGTGTTGAGTACAGCAGGGGCCAAGTGGATTTTTTTAGGAGGGGCCAAGTGGACTTTGGTGCAAGTGCAACATGGAATGGATCAAATGAAGCTGCTGAATCTTTTTTTTTTCTCATGGAAGACACTGCTCTCTCTGATCCGAAGCACAAGCATTGTGCTCTCGTGCAATGAGAGGCTTCCTCGGAGCTCAGTGGTTAGTCATGTGGTCGTGCAGCCTGTCGATCCAAGTTCGACTCTCCAACTAAAATTTCGGCGTATATATAATTCTTGTTTTGAAAGAAAGCCTTGCTCGACATTCATTTCATGGTCTAATGCGTGACTTCAACTTACAATTTTCAGGTGGCTTATTGCATACCACATGTCAATCAAGATTCCAAAAGTCGAACAAGTGACACCACGATCAACATGGCACAATAGAATGAATGAATGTTGTGCAGCCCATGCTCAGGAATGACGACTGACGAAAGCTTCATTGACCATGGATATACGCTTCGTTTCTTCTCTCGTCGCCGTTTTCACCGCACACCCCTAAATGAAGGACTTTCGGTACAATGGTGAGCACCATTGACGGGGACTAGGAGAGACTTATTCCTTTCACATGCCATGTACAATGCAAAATGGAAATCTAAAACCTTGCAGAAAACAATGGAGGTGCGGTCCACCGCACTGCCTGACCAGCGCTGGGAAAGTAGATAGTGAGGAGAGCGAGAGGGGCGAGGATATAGTCTTGTGGATGGTTCCTTTCATTTTCCTTTCTCGCCTACAAGAAAATGGACCGGGGATTTTCCTTAGGAATATAATGATCATAAAAGGTTAAGCTTGATTTTATTTGCAACAATACACATCATCGTCCCAAAAGATAGGGAGCGAAGAAAGTGATGGAGGAGTACATATAATTGGTACACAGAACTTGATGCGTGCTTATGAGCTGTGATAGCACgactaaaactaaaataagatGCCTTTTTCTTCCATGCTTAGCTCACCCATGATGTATGTCGGCTCAATTAGCAGCCGGGATCACCTTAGTTTACTATAACCATATCACATGATAATATATGATTTGCGTACCAATGATCTATAAATGAATGTCCTGTCAACTCCACTACTCACCACTCACTACCACACCACTcagcagtcttcttcttcctcctctgccattaATTGATCAAGAAAAGCTTCAGCTATCAGCAATGGAGCCCATCCCTCTCCTGACGCCGTACAAGATGGGCCAGTTCGACCTCGCCCACAGGTACGTACTATCCACTGAAACCGTTAGCCACATGTTGTACATGTTCGATCACTCATGGATCATGCATGGCTGAACCGACGGCCGGCCGGCGACCATGCTGATGCTGCAGGGTGGTGTTGGCGCCGTTGACGAGGCAGCGCTCCTACGGCAACGTGCCACAGCCGCACGCCGCCGTGTACTACTCCCAGCGTGCCACCGCCGGCGGGCTGCTCATCGCCGAGGCCACAGGGGTCTCCGACACGGCGCAGGGCTACACCGATACCCCGGGGATCTGGACGACGGAGCACATCGAGGCGTGGAAGCCCATCGTGGCCGCAGTGCACGCCAAGGGCGCGCTCTTCTTCTGCCAGATCTGGCACGTCGGACGTGTGTCCACCTTTGAGCTGCAGCCCGGCGGCGCCGCTCCGCTGTCGAGCACGGAGAAGGGGGTGGGCCCGCAGATCAGCTTCGATGGGCATCGGGAGGAGTTCTCGCCGCCGAGGAGGCTGACGGTTGAGGAGATACCTGCCATCGTCGACGACTTCAGGAAGGCCGCAAGGAACGCCATCGACGCGGGTACGTACCTACATTAGGACGTTAACACGCCAGCTTTCTGCTCAGAAATG
Proteins encoded in this window:
- the LOC123185398 gene encoding putative 12-oxophytodienoate reductase 4: MAGEEGETGAAAIPLLAPYRAGSGELELAHRVVLAPLTRQRSPGNLPQPHAAVYYAQRATAGGMLITEATGVSAAAQGHRPTPGVWTDEQVDAWRPVVDAVHAKGAVIFCQLWHVGRVVGKLRPDGTPAGTPRPVSSTGRPIATPRMNDGVEEEFATPRRLDVAEIAGVVDDFRRAARNAVDAGFDGVEIHGAHGYLVEQFLKDSANDRDDEYGGSLENRCRFALEVVTAVAREIGGRRVGVRLSPFADYMDCHDSDPHALALHMATKLNGIPGGILYLHMVEPRMARADGRRVVPKRLRPYREAFGGTFIAAGGYDREEGNKVVGEGYADLVAFGRLFLANPDLPKRFEFDAKLNGYNRATFYTSDPVVGYTDYPFLG
- the LOC123185388 gene encoding putative 12-oxophytodienoate reductase 5; protein product: MSCQLHYSPLTTTPLSSLLLPPLPLIDQEKLQLSAMEPIPLLTPYKMGQFDLAHRVVLAPLTRQRSYGNVPQPHAAVYYSQRATAGGLLIAEATGVSDTAQGYTDTPGIWTTEHIEAWKPIVAAVHAKGALFFCQIWHVGRVSTFELQPGGAAPLSSTEKGVGPQISFDGHREEFSPPRRLTVEEIPAIVDDFRKAARNAIDAGFDGVEIHGANGYIIEQFLKDSANDRADEYGGTLENRCRFALEVVDAVVKEVGGRRVGIRLSPFTDYMDCHDSDPHSLALYMSTKLNDHDILYIHMIEPRMAIVDGRRVVPKRLLPYREAFKGTFIANGGYDREEGGKVVTEGYTDLVAFGRLFLANPDLPKRFEVGAELNKYDRTTFYTSDPVVGYTDYPFLE